The proteins below are encoded in one region of Bacillota bacterium:
- a CDS encoding DUF721 domain-containing protein, with translation MSEHRERPPAELRSVLADLLRRWGMARRLEAYRALDLWAEVVGPGLARHSRAVDVEGGVLRVRAENGSWATELVFHKSSILRELHRRGLRGVRALRVEAGPGAWPDAEPLAGPDEAAPEREIPELRPAAAASLEELRRGGLDGELLERWRRVMLAEARRRARLAARKAPPGEGGRPAGDLGPGRRQEPAGG, from the coding sequence GTGAGCGAACACCGCGAGCGCCCGCCCGCTGAGCTCCGCTCCGTCCTGGCGGACCTCCTCCGCCGCTGGGGCATGGCGCGCCGGCTCGAGGCCTACCGCGCGCTGGACCTCTGGGCGGAGGTGGTGGGACCGGGCCTGGCCAGGCACTCCCGCGCCGTCGACGTCGAGGGGGGAGTGCTCCGGGTCCGGGCGGAGAACGGCAGCTGGGCCACCGAGCTGGTCTTCCACAAGAGCTCCATCCTGCGCGAACTTCACCGGCGCGGCCTGCGCGGCGTCCGCGCGCTGCGTGTGGAGGCCGGCCCGGGGGCCTGGCCGGACGCGGAGCCTCTGGCCGGTCCCGACGAAGCGGCGCCGGAGCGGGAGATTCCGGAGCTCCGGCCCGCGGCCGCCGCCTCGCTGGAGGAGCTGAGGCGCGGCGGGCTGGACGGCGAGCTGCTGGAACGGTGGCGGCGCGTCATGCTGGCTGAGGCGCGCCGCCGCGCGCGGCTGGCGGCGCGGAAGGCGCCGCCGGGCGAGGGAGGGCGGCCTGCGGGTGATCTTGGACCTGGGCGACGGCAGGAGCCTGCCGGGGGGTGA